A section of the Devosia rhizoryzae genome encodes:
- the crtY gene encoding lycopene beta-cyclase CrtY — protein MPQQEGQTLILVGAGLASALIAQRLSHAGTGPRIIMLEGSDLPFGEHTWSFHDHDVETEDFAWLTPLIAHRWMGQSVRFQNLQRHLTSGYASLTSASVAAAMAKLPNVDIRPDARVERVAAGRVFLVDETEIAASCVIDCRGFQPSDALVLGYQKFVGLEVELKAPHGLVDPVIMDASVDQEDGYRFVYSLPFSPTRVLIEDTRYADGEALDQSELVEAVKRYATAQNWVIGSIVRTEHGVLPIALAHDFESFWQLRPVDVPQAGMRAGLFHPTTGYSLPEAVRVANLVASRWPLASAALAKAIREHAAKRHRQQSFYRLLNRMLFRAAQPERRHLVLERFYKLPQPLIERFYAGRSTAGDIARILVGKPPVPVHRALAVLREAPLLKARHS, from the coding sequence TTGCCGCAGCAGGAAGGACAAACGCTGATTCTGGTGGGGGCAGGCCTTGCCAGCGCCTTGATCGCGCAGCGTCTGTCACATGCCGGTACAGGGCCGCGCATTATCATGCTGGAAGGCAGTGATCTTCCATTCGGTGAACACACCTGGTCGTTCCACGACCATGATGTCGAGACTGAGGATTTTGCCTGGCTAACGCCGCTGATCGCTCATCGCTGGATGGGTCAGTCGGTTCGCTTCCAGAACCTTCAACGGCACCTGACCTCTGGTTATGCCTCCCTCACCAGCGCATCGGTCGCTGCTGCAATGGCGAAACTGCCCAATGTCGACATCCGACCCGACGCGAGGGTTGAACGCGTTGCCGCAGGTCGGGTGTTCCTGGTAGACGAAACCGAGATCGCAGCATCATGTGTCATCGACTGTCGCGGGTTTCAGCCCAGCGATGCCCTGGTTCTGGGCTATCAGAAGTTCGTTGGTCTTGAGGTCGAGCTTAAGGCGCCGCATGGGCTGGTCGATCCGGTGATCATGGACGCTTCGGTGGACCAGGAGGATGGCTACCGCTTCGTCTACTCCCTGCCCTTTTCGCCGACGCGGGTGCTGATCGAAGATACGCGCTATGCGGATGGCGAGGCGCTGGATCAGTCAGAGCTGGTCGAGGCGGTGAAGCGCTATGCGACGGCCCAGAATTGGGTCATCGGCAGCATAGTTCGCACCGAGCACGGTGTCTTGCCGATCGCTTTGGCGCATGATTTCGAGAGTTTTTGGCAATTAAGACCGGTTGATGTGCCGCAGGCCGGCATGCGGGCGGGCCTCTTTCATCCAACGACCGGCTATAGCCTTCCCGAGGCGGTGCGCGTCGCAAATCTGGTGGCCTCCCGCTGGCCCCTTGCAAGTGCCGCCTTGGCAAAAGCCATCCGCGAACATGCTGCAAAACGGCACCGGCAGCAAAGTTTTTACCGGCTGCTCAACCGCATGCTGTTTCGGGCAGCTCAGCCGGAGAGGCGCCATCTCGTGCTGGAGCGGTTTTACAAATTGCCGCAGCCCCTGATCGAGCGGTTCTATGCCGGACGTAGTACTGCAGGAGACATCGCCCGCATCCTGGTCGGGAAGCCTCCCGTGCCTGTTCATCGCGCGCTTGCCGTCCTGCGGGAAGCGCCCTTATTGAAAGCAAGACATTCGTGA
- a CDS encoding phytoene desaturase, with product MTSTEKTAAVIGAGFGGIALAIRLQSAGIKTTLFEKRDKPGGRAYVYTDDGFTFDAGPTVITDPDCLEQLWELSGRKLSDYVTLMPVTPFYQLCWEDGYRFDYANDQAEIDRQIATKSPEDVEGYRRFLSYSEDLYREGYEKLGTVPFLNFWSMIKVAPQLMRLESHRSVYSKVSQFIKDDQLRQAFSFHSLLVGGNPFQTSSIYGLIHALERKGGVWFAKGGTGALIAGMVKLFEDLGGVVHLNAEIDRIDVDGDRAKALVLKDGTRHEFDQIASNADVVHTYKHMMRGTKRGEANGKALENKRYSMSLFVIYFGLKTTHPELKHHMVLFGPRYRELISEIFSTDGLADDFSLYLHAPSVTDDSLAPPGSSAYYVLSPVPHLGTADIDWEVEGPKYRDRILKYLNDRYIPGLLDDLVTVRHFTPFDFRDELNAHLGSAFSVEPILTQSAWFRPHNRDDDISNLYIVGAGTHPGAGIPGVVGSAKATAGLMIEDAKA from the coding sequence GTGACCAGCACAGAGAAGACGGCCGCTGTCATCGGTGCCGGATTTGGCGGTATTGCGCTCGCCATTCGCCTCCAAAGTGCTGGCATCAAGACTACGCTTTTCGAAAAGCGCGACAAGCCCGGTGGGCGTGCCTATGTCTATACCGATGATGGCTTCACCTTCGATGCCGGCCCCACCGTCATCACCGATCCCGATTGCCTTGAACAGCTCTGGGAACTCTCCGGGCGCAAGCTTTCCGACTATGTGACGCTGATGCCGGTGACGCCCTTCTACCAGCTCTGCTGGGAGGACGGGTACCGCTTCGACTATGCCAATGACCAAGCCGAGATCGATCGGCAGATCGCGACCAAGTCGCCGGAGGATGTGGAGGGCTACCGACGCTTTTTAAGCTATTCGGAAGACCTTTATCGCGAGGGCTACGAGAAGCTCGGCACCGTGCCGTTCCTCAACTTCTGGTCGATGATAAAGGTCGCGCCGCAGCTGATGCGGCTCGAGAGTCACCGCAGCGTTTATTCCAAGGTCAGCCAGTTCATCAAAGACGACCAGCTGCGGCAGGCGTTCAGCTTCCATTCGCTCCTGGTCGGCGGCAACCCGTTCCAGACGTCTTCGATCTATGGGCTGATCCATGCGCTTGAGCGCAAGGGTGGCGTCTGGTTCGCCAAGGGTGGCACCGGGGCACTGATCGCCGGCATGGTCAAGCTGTTCGAGGATCTTGGCGGGGTCGTCCATCTCAATGCCGAGATCGACCGCATCGACGTCGACGGCGATCGGGCCAAGGCGCTGGTGCTCAAGGATGGCACGCGTCATGAATTCGATCAGATCGCCTCGAACGCCGACGTGGTCCACACCTATAAGCATATGATGCGCGGCACGAAGCGTGGCGAGGCCAATGGCAAGGCGCTTGAGAACAAGCGCTATTCCATGTCGCTATTCGTGATCTATTTCGGGCTCAAGACCACGCATCCCGAGCTCAAGCATCACATGGTGCTGTTCGGACCGCGGTATCGCGAGCTGATTTCCGAGATTTTCAGCACCGATGGTCTTGCGGACGACTTCTCGCTTTACCTTCATGCCCCGTCGGTTACCGATGACAGCCTCGCGCCTCCGGGATCGAGCGCCTATTACGTCCTTTCGCCGGTGCCGCATCTTGGGACGGCGGATATCGACTGGGAGGTCGAGGGCCCGAAATATCGCGATCGCATCCTCAAGTACCTCAACGATCGCTACATCCCGGGCCTGCTCGACGATCTGGTCACTGTGCGGCATTTCACGCCGTTCGATTTCCGCGACGAGCTCAATGCGCATCTGGGCTCAGCCTTTTCGGTGGAACCGATCCTGACGCAGAGCGCCTGGTTCCGGCCGCATAACCGCGACGACGATATCTCTAATCTTTACATCGTCGGCGCCGGCACGCATCCGGGCGCAGGCATTCCGGGCGTCGTCGGTTCGGCCAAGGCGACGGCAGGTCTGATGATCGAGGACGCCAAGGCATGA